From the Ruficoccus amylovorans genome, one window contains:
- a CDS encoding TetR/AcrR family transcriptional regulator encodes MTPREQIGKQAEREYILHGKRGVTPKNLAHKMGVKLSALSQLFPTREDLILEVYRINVQEMNREREEALDRALVDSGGKPLSIESIMDARILPLARRCIEPHKGVQYQVGLSRFFTESSSIKNRILHEQFADLTQRFIDEIERALPYLPREEIRRRFQMTMAAMLGVCGILDMAAYGKEPARSEQEMWKMVHDLRDFLCEGFSAPVQDRHSPSSIHLNDGGRQWQVPLKDIACINADGDYSRVYYASGGCDMVRQTMKAWESIL; translated from the coding sequence ATGACACCCAGGGAACAGATTGGCAAGCAGGCCGAGCGGGAATACATCCTGCATGGGAAACGAGGGGTGACGCCTAAAAATCTGGCTCACAAAATGGGCGTAAAGCTCTCGGCCCTGAGCCAGCTGTTCCCCACCCGCGAGGACCTCATACTGGAAGTTTACCGTATCAATGTGCAGGAGATGAACCGGGAACGCGAGGAGGCGCTTGACCGCGCGTTAGTGGACAGCGGCGGCAAGCCGCTATCGATCGAATCGATAATGGACGCGCGTATCCTCCCTTTGGCCCGCCGATGCATAGAACCGCATAAAGGCGTGCAGTACCAGGTGGGGCTCTCCCGTTTTTTCACCGAGAGCTCCTCGATAAAAAACCGTATCCTTCACGAGCAATTCGCCGACCTGACTCAACGGTTTATCGATGAAATCGAACGCGCCCTGCCCTATTTGCCCCGGGAGGAAATCCGGCGGCGGTTTCAAATGACGATGGCCGCGATGCTCGGCGTCTGCGGCATTCTGGATATGGCCGCCTATGGCAAAGAACCCGCCCGGTCCGAGCAGGAAATGTGGAAAATGGTCCACGACCTGCGCGATTTTCTCTGCGAAGGCTTTTCCGCCCCTGTTCAAGATCGGCATTCGCCCTCCTCGATCCACCTTAACGACGGTGGCCGCCAATGGCAGGTTCCCCTCAAGGACATCGCCTGCATCAACGCAGACGGCGACTACAGCAGGGTGTACTACGCCTCTGGTGGGTGCGACATGGTACGCCAGACGATGAAAGCCTGGGAAAGCATACTT